CCACCTCAAGAATGACCCATTGTTGCCTCAAAGAAATCTGGATATGAACGGGATGCACTGGATCGGCGTATTTTCGAATATTTGAAAATACGTTATCCATTACGCGACGCATGGCGACCAGATTGATTTCCAGCAAAAACTCCTCATGATGAGCATCTGTCTGAACCTGCACATCTATATCGTCCAAAACCACTAATTGCTCATCTATGAGTTGATCGATAAGAGCTCTGCCCTCATACATTTCAAATTCTACTTCCTCTTCTTCAGCCGCCGAGGATACCGTAAAATATTCGAATAGTTTGTCCGACAGCACTTTGATCTGATAGGCCTTCTCCCGGCTATTATGAATATACTGCAATAGATCCTCATGTGTCTTATATTTGTTGAGCTCTATGATATCCATATATCCTAATAGAATCGTGAGTGGCGTTCGCAAATCATGGGAAATCGCCGTGATCAATTCACGGTTGGCCATCCTGACCCTCTCCTCGCTGTCCAGCCGCTCCACAAATGATTTCCTCATCTCATCAATACTCTGGGCCAGAGATGACAGTTCATCCTTTCCAGATATCGTAATCGAATAATCCAAATTTCCACCTTCGAGTATTTTGATCTCTTGTTCAAGCACGCCAATATAAGATGTTTTCTTATTAATCATCAGTAGAAAGGAAACAATAAACACAATGGCCGCTATGAAAACACCAATAATCAGAATGAGGTTGTAGTATTGATACTCATAAAAGCTAACCAAGTATATCTGGGCATCCTGATCCGCAAAATGGATGGTGGTGATGGGTATTTTTGATGGCACGAATTGAGTTAACAACTCTTCATTAATGGCAGGATCAATCTCCGTGTTGGAGGAAAATATCAATTTGTCTTTTGCAAAAATATATAGATTTAAGTAGCGCTCATGTCTTATCCAGGCAGACAATTGCTCATGATCACGGGTTGACACGTTCTGTTTATCCACAAATGCTTCGAATCGATCAAGCGCATCTTGCTGCCTATTCTCTACAAAAGTGGATTTGCTTAAATAACTATCCAATACAGTCTCGCCAACAACTTGTAAAATAACGAGTGCACTTATGGAAATGACCAAAGAAATGACAACCGCCAGAACCAGTTTAATCTTCAGCTTTTTTCCGATTAATAATCTATTCAATTTTGTACCCCTTCCCCCAAACGGTCTTCACATATTTAGGGTTCTGCGGGTCATCCTCCAGTTTGCCTCTCAAGTTACGAATATGAACCATGACCGTGTTATTACACGTATAAAAGTAGGGTTGCCCCCAAACACTCTCATATATATTTTCTGCCGAGAATACCTTTCGTCGTTTCTTAGCCAACAGCAGCAAAATTTGGTATTCAATTTCAGTTAGAGCAATTTCCTTCTCTCCAACAAACACGGCTTTTGAATCCTGATGGACCGTAAGATCCTTAACGATAATTTGGTCCGCTTCTTCCGTCTTCTCCTTGCCCCGATATACATAATACCTCCGCAGTAAAGCCTTCACCCTCGAAACGAGTTCTGTATAAGAAAAAGGCTTGGACAAAAAGTCATCACTGCCTGAGGAAAAGGCCAATTGTTTGTCAGAGTCCTGAGTTTTCGCTGTGAGAAACAGGATCGGTGCACTTGTTTTTTCACGAATCTCCAGACACGCCTTCAGCCCCGATTTATTGGGCATCATCATATCCAAAATAATGAGATCCGTCTCTTCGCTCACTTTATCAATCGCATCTTGACCATCTATCGCTTCAATCACTTCATAATTCTCACTCTCTAACAAGATCCTTACAATTTCACGAATTTCACTGTTATCATCAGCAATTAGAATTTTCTTGCTCATCTGATCCCTCCGTCTAATTTCAGTATAATATGCGCTATTAGCGACTACCAGCAAATACAATCGACTTAAGAATTCTTCAGAAGTTATGTAGGTATCTCTTAATAATTTCGTCTTATACTGTAAATATGTAGAAGTTATTACACAAAGGGGTCGTCAGGAATGCCACAAACTTCGAAAAAAGTAATGATTAACATATTGTTGGGTCTGTTCATCATGTTGTCCATTGGTCTACTGGTGTATTATTTTCCTGCCATTATTAGAATCATGTCTTCCATGGACAACTTCAGAGCGTATATTCACTCAACAGGCCATTGGGGTCCGGTCATGTTTATTTTATTCCAGATTCTTCAGATCGTGGTTGCACCCATTCCAGGAGAAGTGGTACAGGTCGCAGGCGGTTATATCTACGGGGTTACAATTGGGTCCTTGTATACTACAATAGGCTTGATTATAGGCTCAGCGATCGCCTTCTATTTCACCCGTTATATCGGTCGCGCCTATATTTCACGACTAATGCAAAAGAAAAATAATAAGTGGATGTCGTTAATTCATGATGAGAAGAAGTTCTCCGCATTTTTATTCATCTTTTTCGTAATTCCCGGCTTACCCAAAGACATGCTTGTATTTGTCGCCGCACTTACATCGATTAGTTCGTTTAGGTTCTTCACGATCCTTATCGTCGGTCGTCTGCCGTGGATCATCGCATCTACCGTTATAGGGTCCACGATTCATATGCAACAATACACAATCGCCATTATTATTTCTGTTATCGCTGTGATCGGGTTCGTACTCGGTTATATCTATAGGGAGAAATTGGTGGGATTGTTCTCCCGGTCAGACAGTACCAAAGCCAAACCCAAGGCTATACGCAGTTATAGTACGAATAGGGAGTCTCGTAAAATAAAAAGAGATACAACATGAACATAGCCAATCTATTGATATGAAAACCGGAGGTATATCATCTTATGCAAACACTTGAAACCAATCGATTAATCCTGCGAAATTTCACCGTAACGGACGCAGCCGGACTGTTGGAATACACGGCAAATCCCAGAGTGAATTGTTTTATGGGTCAACGAATTTCCACATTGGAAGAGGCGGCGGCAGAGGTCGCAAAAAGAAGCAGTGACGATTCCCACATCGCGGTCTGCCTGAAGGACAGTAACGAGTTGATCGGTGAGCTGTTTGGTATGAGGGAAGATCGAGATTCTGATACGGATAAAGATTCGAATTCAGATACGTATAGTATTGGCTGGAATTTTAATGGCAGATATGAAGGGAAAGGATACGCTAGTGAGAGCGCCAATGCTTTCATCGAAAATCTCTTTATGGAACAGGGAATAAGAAGATTGTACGCCTATGTCGAGGATGATAACTTCCGTTCTCAGAAACTGTGTGAGAAGCTGGGCATGCGCCGGGAAGGTCTTTTTTTGGAGTTCATTTCATTTGTCAAAAATGAGGACGGCACACCGAAATACGAGAATACGTATCAATATGCTTTGTTGAAAAAGGAATGGCTGGCGCAGCGTGAATCGCAGAAATAAAGAATGACAGCCCCCTCATTAGTTTAAAAAAGTTATAGAAATGAGAACGTACCTATACGTACGTTCCACAACAAATACGGCGGCTTCTCCCTGGATAGATTCCAGAGGAAAAGTCGCCGCTTCATTATCGCACAGAACACTATTGATCGAGCAATGTGTTTATAAGGTCACAATACATTCAGCTTGAATCCTAGACGGTGCTGCCCCAATATTGCTTTGCAATCTTCTGCCCTTGATCGATCTTCGCCCATTGCTGAGCTTCGCTTAATTCGTTACCACCATCGCAGGATGCAAATCCGCATTGGTGAGACAACAGTAGCCGATCCTTATCGATGATTTTGGAAGCTTCGTCCAGCAAACGGACAACACGTGCTTCATCATCGAGTGTACTCGTTTTGGATGACAACAGACCCAGTACAATTTCCGTTTCAGGTCTGTCCTTGAACACTTCCAGAGCTTCAATTGAACCCGCACGATCATCATCCCACTCCAGGAAGAAACGATCATACTTCAATTGCTTCAGGAACAGATTCGCAATTTTGGCATACGATCCACCACCCATATTGCGGGAATCATAATTGCCGCGGCAGTTATGTGTCCACATTTTCAAGCCAAGGCTATGACCAAA
The nucleotide sequence above comes from Paenibacillus sp. W2I17. Encoded proteins:
- a CDS encoding HAMP domain-containing sensor histidine kinase, whose amino-acid sequence is MNRLLIGKKLKIKLVLAVVISLVISISALVILQVVGETVLDSYLSKSTFVENRQQDALDRFEAFVDKQNVSTRDHEQLSAWIRHERYLNLYIFAKDKLIFSSNTEIDPAINEELLTQFVPSKIPITTIHFADQDAQIYLVSFYEYQYYNLILIIGVFIAAIVFIVSFLLMINKKTSYIGVLEQEIKILEGGNLDYSITISGKDELSSLAQSIDEMRKSFVERLDSEERVRMANRELITAISHDLRTPLTILLGYMDIIELNKYKTHEDLLQYIHNSREKAYQIKVLSDKLFEYFTVSSAAEEEEVEFEMYEGRALIDQLIDEQLVVLDDIDVQVQTDAHHEEFLLEINLVAMRRVMDNVFSNIRKYADPVHPVHIQISLRQQWVILEVENKIKRVGKKKDSNEIGLVSCQKMIQQHNGTLTVSQERDIFSLQITLPVIFNKPTQTHI
- a CDS encoding response regulator transcription factor yields the protein MSKKILIADDNSEIREIVRILLESENYEVIEAIDGQDAIDKVSEETDLIILDMMMPNKSGLKACLEIREKTSAPILFLTAKTQDSDKQLAFSSGSDDFLSKPFSYTELVSRVKALLRRYYVYRGKEKTEEADQIIVKDLTVHQDSKAVFVGEKEIALTEIEYQILLLLAKKRRKVFSAENIYESVWGQPYFYTCNNTVMVHIRNLRGKLEDDPQNPKYVKTVWGKGYKIE
- a CDS encoding TVP38/TMEM64 family protein produces the protein MPQTSKKVMINILLGLFIMLSIGLLVYYFPAIIRIMSSMDNFRAYIHSTGHWGPVMFILFQILQIVVAPIPGEVVQVAGGYIYGVTIGSLYTTIGLIIGSAIAFYFTRYIGRAYISRLMQKKNNKWMSLIHDEKKFSAFLFIFFVIPGLPKDMLVFVAALTSISSFRFFTILIVGRLPWIIASTVIGSTIHMQQYTIAIIISVIAVIGFVLGYIYREKLVGLFSRSDSTKAKPKAIRSYSTNRESRKIKRDTT
- a CDS encoding GNAT family N-acetyltransferase translates to MQTLETNRLILRNFTVTDAAGLLEYTANPRVNCFMGQRISTLEEAAAEVAKRSSDDSHIAVCLKDSNELIGELFGMREDRDSDTDKDSNSDTYSIGWNFNGRYEGKGYASESANAFIENLFMEQGIRRLYAYVEDDNFRSQKLCEKLGMRREGLFLEFISFVKNEDGTPKYENTYQYALLKKEWLAQRESQK